ttgttgagttctgtcacggtttttctttctaagaaatctgctgaattttctggtgagcagactcaatgtctcatcatgttcaggattCTCTTcgtcctcacttgtatcatgttccatggtagttttcaagGCAATTCCTTTGGCTCTCTTCTCCAcggtttcttgttctttcaatcttttcagctctagttcatgctccatcagctttccaaatagtgcagcagtggacattttggataaatctctggattctgagattgttgttaccttaggctgccagcttctatcaaggcatttcagcacctttatgttgagctcttccttgtcaaagactttaccaagtccagtgaggtgatttacaatatgtgtaaattGTTTCTGCATATTTGCAATACTCTCTTCTGATTGCATTCCGAACAGTTCGTATTCCTGAATGAGTGAATGCTTCCTTGCTCGTTTCACATCATCtgtcccttcatgagttacctctagtacctcccacatctccttagctgacttacattgagaaACTCTAAAGAATTCATCCATATTCAATGTAGATgtgatgatgttcttggctagaaagtcatattgagccttcttccttTCGCTTTCACTCCATTCAAACCAAGGATTCTTTACtgtttcttctttgacaacctgcataggtataaaaggtccactgaccactgcatcccaaatacacatatcaatagactccataaaaattttcatcctaattttccagaaagcatagttaacaccaccaaacataggaggtctattaatagacgcaccttaagcaaaaggcattttaaactaagacatcatgcatacacttgagcaaaatacaagccctagctcttgataccaattgttagagttaagcagtgtctaagttcaagaggggaggggtgaattgagcttatcaaattttTCGCAAAAGAAACTGATTTACAGTGTAACAGAAgtgaaaagaacatattgattttaaatgaaacagattgtttttacaaatgACTTTAGCACAAACTAAACTTGATCAACAAGGTTTAGATCAACTAGCAGGAATAGCAAAAACAAATTGATTAACTTTTACAGCTTATAAAGATGCAGATTGTATCACAAGATTAATCAATTTTACTTAACACAAAACATCTATAGGAATGAGCAAATGTTACAgttcagtcaaagaaaacaattCACACTTTAGCCATATTACAGATTCACACAGCAGCTTGATTTATGTTTAGAAGATTGATTAACAAGCTAAAATAGCATATTTAATCAGTTCCAGAGTTAACAGATTTAGATTCAAAAAAACAGATTCCTTTCTTAACAGATTATGTGAAAACTCAAAAataagtgcagggatgagaagagaaacacaagagaatttttatactggttcactcatcaagagctatgtccagttcaccttactccaaggtggaattcactaaaacagATACAATCAATTACAGCATACACAACaattcttgaacccttcaagaacttcaacaaacaaggctgaaaaacactattccagcacaccttgcactccaagaaaccctatcaaagagTGACTCACACTTACACCTATTACAAGAACGAATaagggaaagattacacctgaaattttgttgcaagaacataaaccagttgttctatttgctccaagacaATACCAACACCTTCATCCAACACAAGGTTCTTTAAGAACAAGCACACATCTATTTTCTATTGaaaacctttgcaaaaccttttcaattctCTTTCTCAGACAAGAAATGTTTTATCTCTGTTAAAACTGTGATTACTCAGCGTCCCTTCATGTGAGAaaagcattttattttatagagaacagttcttaaccacttttcaaaaaacagtttcagagcAGTTATAAGAACAAGATATTGAttctaaaaacaacaggttaaatgttaacaaaactgccagctcaacttaactgaaataacagactgagctttacctttggtgcactaacagaatttcgaaaagccttttaacagagcaAAAATAAACCAATTGTTTCTCAagtaaacagatttatttttttactgaatcaaaccttttaagaaaactttaaaaaaaatttccaaaaccatttaacctcATTATGTGtttgatcttactaccttgatttggcatctaggatgggtcatgaAGCGAAAGGCAACCTTGAATACACACAAACCTAACGAACAAGATCATCTAAGACACATTGcaaccttcaaagcaaactagctaaaaactacatcaaacacactaaggcaaggtagagatgagcttcatccatcttcaacacctGCCACGAGACCACCATGTTATTGCACCGATTCCATGTTGAGAAGGTGGAATCTGTCTTTGTTGGTTGTGTAGCGGTTCCATCTACGAACTCGAGTTTATTCTTGGCGCTTAATGCCGTGAGCATCGATCAACTCCATGAATGATAATTTTCAAAGTCCAACATCGGTGAGGAAAAAAGGAGTAGTTGGATTCTTGTTTAGATGGAGGTACAGATAATTTGGAGTTGAttcctcttcttccttcttcatGCTGAAAACTGTCCAGAAAAAATAAAGGagtaaaaagggaaaaaaagtgttgaagatggttgttaccccttcaagacatgtgtttgatgaagccatttgtgtaaatttcattttatttacatttgctttaagaatgtcttaggtttagtttagaggttgtttatgttagaatggatggctttaaactagagggggggtaaattgtttaaagagaattttcgtaaacttttaaaacaagaatgaatttatctcaggaaactattgataagaaattcagtttaccaaaaacaacaaacaaaatcagcacaaccagaaaaacaatcggttgtttcacagaaacaatcggttgtttataccagcaaacaacaaataaaactgaatttaaagagttagagaaagagatattgtacacagttgtttatactggttcactccaaacctagagctacatccagtcttctcagaaaccctgaggaaatccactaagcaatcacaccttgatcacttacacaccaaccaagagaatgaccttgaacacctcaagaaacacactctccttggtcaacacacctacaccaagattgctgatcttgatcccctcaagaacacacaaccaatcttagcaaacacagaaacgaaacttgtttcacagagtacaaggattacacttgttacacaagataatctgaaatcaatacaagcaaaatcctattccacaactttgatcaatcacacactcttagcaatctcagctctttgaaaaactcaaaaactcttagcaaaaacttgtcaaagatttattgtcaaatctgtttttctgaatttattcaaagatgtagtttgttatcaaatcttaacaaactcttaaattgcattaaaagattggtcaaagcatttaatgactggagcgtaagcagttaaaacatttaatgctcagtcaaagataaaacagtttttctgttatggtcccgaaacaaacaatcggttgtttcctcgaatcaatcggttgttttggttcttaacagttcaaccattttaaaaaaagttttcaatctttttctcaaaacacctaagtataaacaatcggttgtttcgacaaaacaatcggttgttttaacttagtttgaaaacattttactttcacaaagattgagaatgcctatgctttaaatttaatcaaagggtggattacaacactcaaactaccccagaactaagctaaaccagcacagcaacatcaagcacagcagaggcttcaacatccttcaaagggtttggattcttcaaggcttgaacaccacttggttcaacagtttagagtaggctttttgctaggtaactcagctcttaacccctgaccatgtgataagagcaagcacaagttttctgaaactgtttttcacatgttttgcaaaaacacccttactgcataaaaaataaatctgttcttttctaaatgaatagattctttttcttAAACTGATGCATTGATTAAGTCTTTTTGAAAATCAGGTTTtatgcatcatgtattttgactaagtcttcattccatcaaaacgactgtgtttcaataGTCAAGTtttttctgttatcgttttgaaaataaatttgttcatgtgtaaatgaatggattctttttagtctggtgccatgTTTCTTAAAAGGCTTTTTTCGTTTTATCCTTGCACCATGgtgtttgactaagtctccttcgcataacaaattctctaactacttttgaaaataaatttgttcattttattttcaatctattcttttttataacaactttaactgttttttgaaaatctgttataagttgtttttctataaaaagaaagcTTGTTCCTGTGTTTAAAGATGGATCATacaagaaaacaagttttacaacagagaattaaggatttacagagaattagcatgtgttcttgaaagattttacAAATCAAAAGTTTGATTTTGTTAAGAAGATATATGAACTGTTAATTACAACTGGAATTttttgattgtgataggttacccAATTGATTGTCAAGCTAATAATTGAACCTTTATCACTTGCTTAAAAAATTGGAGGTCACTGATTCTGTTTTACATAATATCCTCTTAAAATCAGTGTGTGTATAGCTTGCAAATCAATCTGCATAATTTCAAGAATTACTTGACTGGTATAAACGCTTTAATACATAAACagtgtaaaaattaaatatgttcattactaaataaatcaatttattttctgtgtactgtgATAAAACTTGAATCTGcacaaaagttttaaaaggtcaattaaCCCACCcactccccccccccccccctctcttCAACTGAACGGCGAAACAGAATCAAGAAGAGATCAGAAAAGAAGCGCAACAAAGTTCTTCAAaggaagagctctgataccaccATAAAAGTAATTACTTAATAAGGAAGAGTGTGCTAAACCAAGAATCCTAATATTGAGTGTTTGAAATCAAGCCACCGTGAGTACAAAGAGGTTTTGGAAGACGGGAAGAAGAAACTTCCAAAGAGAGAAAAGATGAGTAAAAAGAATTTTATTAATCAGAAAATGAAGGTACACTAGTAAACATTTACAAAGAGCAAAAATTTCTATGCAATAGTAAAAacccaaaacaaaaaaaaaagcccaaaacagaaaacagagaAACACTAATAGAATTagaaatacaacaacaaaattaaattttaacagTTATGTACATTGATTGAGTAGCACTGTTACTTTGAGTAGTCAATTCTTTTGAGGGTTCTTTTATATACATCAGATATTCACAACATGTTTTTGTTGAGTCAGAGCATGGAAATCTACTTGAATGTCTAAATTACTGAGTGCTAGCATCACAAAAATGTGTGTTGCTAATATTTCTTATGTCTAAGTTCACAGCCAACAGTTTGTCACCACTTCAAGTCACCCCTTCAAGGATTGCTTGTGAATTTGAAGAAAATCTAGGAGACACGGTTTCAATTTCAGTGGAACCAACTTTTCTAAACTAGTTGCATTAGTTAGTCCATACCAACTCTATTCACTCTGCCACTGCCCTACTGCTGCttcttttttaaactttttttctgCTATCTTTATTACAAATCAGTACTCAGTCACAATTGCCTGTGCCTCCTCTTCTTCCATGGTTGGTGTTTTGGTCTTCATTGCTGATGAAAGGGAAGCTACAGCCTCTCCAACTGTTAAGAAAAGGTATTCTGCTCCAATGAAATCATGACCATCATCTGATTTTTTCAGCTTATCTATGACCTCAGCTAGAGGATTCACCAACACAATCTGTCACAATTCATTCAATTTAGTGACAGTTGAGATTTAATTCTTAGTTGTCAAGTTGTGTAATGATCAAGTTTGTCAGAGTTTAGCATACTTACCGCCACACCCTTTATTGTCAATAAGTTTTTCAAGTCCTTGAAAAGTGAGACTCCACTTGTGTCTATGGTACTCACAGCTGCAAATCCCAAAGATCATATCATTGATGTAAATCATTTATTACTGAATGTGTATCCCATTTTGCATATAAAGAATCATAATTAACTCATTTAGTTACCTGACATGTCAAGAACCAGAAATTGAAGGCAGACGTTTTCCTTTATCGTAGCTTCTTCTTCTACCCACCGATATATTCTGAAGAATAAATGTAAATGGTTAAATAACAGTGAGATAAATAACCAATGCAAATAGAAAAGTTTCAAAAAGCCTATAAAATCTGTAAATATGAAGTCAACCTCTCGTTGAGATATGTGATGTTTGCAAAGTTGATGGGAGCCTCTATACTTAAAATAAGAAAACCAGGTACTCTTATAGCTTCCTTATAATGATGAATATTTCTGTATATGTTTGTTGCTGGTATGTTCCCCAACATTACTGTTTTAGGCCTTGTAATTTGCAGCAGTACCCTTAAAACTGATAACGCGACCTGATCAACAAGATCGTATTTCTGTTGTCAATCACCATGATTAATCAAAGAGCTGTTAGAATGTTAAATCAAGAAATAAGAGCTCGTAATATTTTTCCCCAACTTGCAAAGAAGGGTCCCAAAAGTTTCCACAGATCACATAATGATTGATCTGGAGTTTCTCATCGCATTGTTTAAATTCTAAAATGCAGAAATGTGATTCATGCAAAACTAAAACGGGTCTTAGTAGCCATTATACACTCTTCACTGTTGATTGAAATTCATTGAGTATCATGAAATTAGAAAAACAACAGGGAGTGAGACTCACTTGAGTTGCGAATCTGAATAAATTTTAGTgaataacaaatatatttgaCATCGTTAGCATTTTTAGCATAGACAAGTgtcaagaaaattaaaaattaagaacatTCAACATAATGGCAATTCCAAAACTAATATGATTGATAAGTAAGCTTTGCAAGAAAAATTGCAGAAACAATGATCTTACTGCAAGAGCTAGGCCGAGCTGGACTGAGATAAAAATGACACCAAAGAATGCAGTCAACATGACAACGAAATCGAATTTGTCTATCTTCCAAATGAGATAAGCAGAAGGAATATCAATGAGGCCAATTACTGCTGCTATTATGATTGCACCCAATATAACATTTGGTGTGTATTGAAACAATGGCATGAGAAACAGTAGTGTCACCAAGACTGTCACAGACATTACTACGTTCGACATTGCTGTTCTAGCACCTGCGTTGTGATTGATAGCTGAGCGAGAGAATGATCCTGAAGTTCATAGTTTAAACGGGTTAATAATATCTTTGATTTTGACACCTTCATACATGAGCTTCACTAATTTACAAGGCTTTTTAGGCCACGGACTTCCAACCTGTTGTAACATAGCAGGATGTTGTGGAGCCAACCACGTTCATGAATCCGATTGCCATCATTTCCTTATTTCCATCCACTTTGTAGTTTCTTATGGTAGCAAATGTTCTTCCCACTGCAATTCCTTCCTGTTTCAAAATACCAAGGCTCAACTACTGTTGATACTACCAACCAAGTTCCAAGTAGAAGAAAAAACGTGATCTATGCTCAGTTTAGTTCTATAAATAGGAGAATGGTATACACACAGTAACTTGTACAGTGAATTTTGACAACTAAGAAAGAAATGAGATGTGAAAAATGATATTATAGAAAGAGATAAATACATAAACGATGTTTTATACTGTTAGTGAGAAATGTTTTGTATGAATAGCACATGTGAAATAATAAATGTTTGTGAGAAGGATGAAACTTACTGTGAGGGATAAAATGCCAGTAATAAGGCCAGTTTTGATGGCTAGAACCAGATGATCTCCGTGAAAGAGTAGCTTATCTGCTGAAGGAGGATTTATTCCTCTGGGCAATTTTCCAATCTAGCAACCACACCAACAAGTACCAGTACATTTGGTTTAGAGTGACATTAACAAGTATTAAGAATAAggaaattttaaatctaattcaaattTACAAAATCGTAAATTTGTTAAGTGTGAagtcaggaccaattgggttggtcTTACTAGACACCTATTTTAGTAAATAAGCTTAATTATTGTGTCTCCcctataatctctatttaagagATCTTTGTgtttgtaataaaattataacaaacaAAAACGTTGCTTGGCGTGcatttttttcatcaaaattTACATTCACttatctactatatttttatttttatgtctaTCTTAAACTATAAGAAGCTCTTAAAATTGAGTGACATTGATTATAGAAGCCTTGGGATGGAGAGACTTACCACACTGATGCCATGACGTTGAGCCTTTATTGCAAAAGCCAGGGCAGTAGAAATGATGACAGACAAAAGAGGAGCACCAGCTGAGACCCAGAATAACTGTGGTTTCTTTATGCTCTACACAAGTTTAGTTCGGTACAACTTACTCAGTACCCTTAACCTATTTGGAAAAACCTtttcataaaagaaaacaaattctgaaacaaaaataaaatcattttttcaaaaggtaaaattaaattttaaataaaataattaataagaaATGATCCTTTCACAAATTAatcaaatttcaatttatataaaaaaattatttactttttgtttcttttatctAAAAGTATTTCTATGCatatgaaatttgtgtcttgtcaacttcaaaatagcattaaaacaaatcaaacatAACATTAATGTTGaaagtatataatttattttaataccaaataataataatactaaataa
The sequence above is a segment of the Phaseolus vulgaris cultivar G19833 chromosome 2, P. vulgaris v2.0, whole genome shotgun sequence genome. Coding sequences within it:
- the LOC137809638 gene encoding probable sulfate transporter 3.3; this encodes MERRNSRMQMEFVEVSMEEGTSSDSTNLHQVVPPPYKSSLEKFITKIKEILFPDDPLRQFKGQPLHRKLILGAQYVFPLLQWAPTYSFKLFKSDLISGLTIASLAIPQGISYAKLANLPAILGLYSSFVPPLVYVVLGSSMDLAVGPVSIASLVLGSMITEEVSPTAQPDLFLQLALTSTFFAGIFQAALGVLRLGFIIDFLSKAILLGFMAGSAVIVALQQLKGLLGITHFTKKMALIPVLSSVFHNTDEWSWQTIVMGICFLVLLLGARQVSIKKPQLFWVSAGAPLLSVIISTALAFAIKAQRHGISVIGKLPRGINPPSADKLLFHGDHLVLAIKTGLITGILSLTEGIAVGRTFATIRNYKVDGNKEMMAIGFMNVVGSTTSCYVTTGSFSRSAINHNAGARTAMSNVVMSVTVLVTLLFLMPLFQYTPNVILGAIIIAAVIGLIDIPSAYLIWKIDKFDFVVMLTAFFGVIFISVQLGLALAVALSVLRVLLQITRPKTVMLGNIPATNIYRNIHHYKEAIRVPGFLILSIEAPINFANITYLNERIYRWVEEEATIKENVCLQFLVLDMSAVSTIDTSGVSLFKDLKNLLTIKGVAIVLVNPLAEVIDKLKKSDDGHDFIGAEYLFLTVGEAVASLSSAMKTKTPTMEEEEAQAIVTEY